In the Mastacembelus armatus chromosome 16, fMasArm1.2, whole genome shotgun sequence genome, ACCTTAGTATCTGCAAAACATGATCCAAACACAATGAGCTGCTGCACCAAGTCAtttacagtcagtgtgtgaGTTGGTACAAACGTCCACACTAAACCACATCTGgtggttttaattaaaaatctgTCCAGAGGGAAAAACACcggagcaaaacaaaaactgttgaGCCTCTTCGTCTTGCAGCTGGGGTGTAATTTCACATGATTTACCAATACATGACTTTACATTTGTTCTGAGGCTCTCATGATTAGTATTTTGCTCTTTTCCACCACAACTGATCCAATTATGCTGCGTTTGAGGAACGTCGGTGCTACGAATGAGGTCCCCCCTCAGGTAACCACGTTCcagcagatctgatggaaaCATTAAGGTCTTGGATGCAAGCAGCTTTAGCTCTTATTTCCTGTTGTTTGTTGTCCTTTagtcatttgtctgtgtttggatCCAAACCACCCGAactaaacagcagcagcatttaaaGAGTGTGGTTCTGTCACAAGACGAAGTTTCTTAACTCTACATTTATTCTGATGTCGTAAGATGTGAAGAGGAAACTCTTGCACAACAACATGACTCAATGTATCTGTAACTGGGCTTTGAGCAGCGTAATTAGCGATACACTGCATGTATCAACTGGTTTAGCTTTAAGAAAATCTGATTAAAAAATACTGTGAATATTGCAgaacgatgatgatgatgatgatgatgatgatgatgatgcaacaagtgtaGCATTAAACTTCTCTCTTTccttaattatttatttcagatcattaaatttaaatgacCCACTGCATCAGTTCCTTCCAGACAGTAGAGGGAATGATTTCCCATTAATGTCCTGAATGATTAATGAGGACCTCGGTTGTCTGTCCGGGGAGGTTCCTTAGGACTGAAGCCTGCTGACCTGACAGGACAGTAAAAGTGCCGtgtgtgaaatgaaagaagacAAGTTCGGCTCGATCCCTGAGTCTGTTTGAGAAGGTTAGTCCTGATGTTCCTGTCTCAGACAAGGTTCTGGTCTAATGAGGACTGTATTTGTCCAACCTGTTTACTTCAGGTGACGCCTGAACAACCTGACAATGTTCCCAGTTAAAAACTGATCAAACAAACCTCCCTGTGGCGTCTCCACTTGCAGGCTGTACGGTGGGGAGCGTTGGCCAGCAGCTGTCTTCAATCCACAGGTGTAGTTCCCAGAATCCTTTGCCTCCAAAGGGCCAAGTAGGAGGGCGGGGCCAGTTTCTGAGAGGGCGTGGTCATCTCTGAACCAGGTGACAGTCAGTTGGTGGAAGGTGCAGACTGAAGTGCActggagtgtgactgtgtgaccCAGTGTCACTGATCTCTGACCAGTGGAGCTGATGATCCTCAGATCAGGACGATCTGCAAACACAGCTGTGTCAGTTTGCCTTAAAGATGTgtctttactttttaaaaacatcacgGTTGTTTGACATGAGGTTTGCATTATTCATGAcctttcagccaatcacagctcgACCTAACAAAGGATGGAAAGCAGCTGCTTCTTCATATAACTCTATGACCCTGAAGTCTGAGCCTGAATGGGAGAACCTGGACAACTTGGCTGCAGACAAGATGGAGGACTGCTGAACTCAGCAGGAAGTAGCTGATATCAGCAGGAAGTAGAATGCAgtgctgcagtaaaaagtactgaGGTCAACAAACCTCTGAGTTGTTGACCTCAGTGGGTTTGGGGTTAGAGTTGGTGTTAACCTTAACTTTCTTAAAAAGCTGATGCCCTCTGGCTGACAGCAGTTTGCAGCCAGGTCCTAGGTCCACAGAGGTCCAGGTATATATGTGGTCCTAGACTTGATTCCTATCTGAGTGTGCGAGTGCTGTCAGAAACACCAACATGGAGGGGGGGCAGTGAAGAGACCAGATACTTTGGGCAGGGTGGGTTTATACCAACCCTGGAATATTTAATTTGACTCCTGAATGTGACGTATGAACAGGAAAACTGCCTGAAAACTGTGGgaaattcaaaatgttaaataatcCACTACTGTCCCATCTCAAAGCTCAGGTTCCCACAATATCAGCATTTTAACACTCATTGATATTAAtgaggaatatatatatatactgtgtatgtgtgtatatatatatatatatatatatacacagttgCTCTTACCTACAACTGTGACATTCGCTCCTGTTTGGTTAGTAAAATGTCCTTCCACATTATCAGCTTCCATTCTGAAGCGAAATGCTGTGTTGTCTTTCCTCTGTACGTCTCTGATCTGTAAAGTGCAGTTTCCTGTCAGGTCTCCCAGGTACTGATAGCGAGGGTCGTTGGTCTGAGAGTCACTGTCGTACACAGATGGGGTGGATCCCTGACAAACGAGATGATTCACACACCAGCGGACTCTGATGATCTGCAGAGGAACTTCTCTTCCGTTTCTAATGAAAGACCTGCGAGGTGTGAAGGTGCAGGGGAGGGTGACAGTCGATCCTTCCACAGCACAAACAGGATCTGAAGAGATCACAGtctgagccacagcagctgGATCCAAACCTGAGCAGACATGAACAACATAGTCTCTGATTGAACAAACCTTCCTGTTTCTACACACATTTCAAAGCTTCTCTCATATCACTTGATGTGATTTCTACCATGTTTGTGTCGttagtttttcctctgcttcatTTTTTGGTTGTAAAATGTGAAGACGCAGAAGAAAATTGTTGGAACAGcttaattatattatatcagTAAAACATCAACGCagctgatttttattatttaactcaGACTCAGTGTGGCCCAGAAAGACTGAAGAGCAGGAGAACATGAAGAGtcattcacactgacacacagtgatcgtgtgttttctcttctaGTCCcagttttatatttagtttgattggttttcttttcattctttttgtgtagtaaaataaactgaaaaccAACATATTCACCTGTCAGGGCAGTCTGACCACAAAATGAGGAATATTTCAGCCTCACCTGCCAGAAGAACCATGAAGCTCCAGAGAATCATTTTGTCCCAAACTGGCAACCTTCTGCTGCGTCTTCAGGTCTGGACTTAAGCTGTcaggagagaaagtgagaacTCTCTgagtctggttaactggttgTGAAATGTTGCAGGAAACAAGTTTTGACTTCCTCCTATCTTTCTTCTTTCCCACACCGGACGTTTCTGTAACAACTTCCCTTATTTTACTGTAACTTCTTTATTTatgagacagcagaaaggccCCTGGGTCAGGTTCCCACCTACGAAAACTGAATAGTGAAATGTTGGTCAAGAGTTTATCACAACGACGCTGAGTTTGTTGGACATGtcaatgtcatttttataaatattctGTTATTATAACATCATTAATGCAGTTTGATCTGGTtacagtacttcaaattagaagtatataaggtagttaacgtcagctacccagcggtatataaagtacttcaaattagaagtatataaggtagttaacgtcagctacccagcggtatataaagtacttcaaattagaagtatataaggtagttaacgtcagctacccggcggtatataaagtacttcagattagaagtatataaggtagttaacgtcagctacccggcggtacataaagtacttcaaattagaagtatataaggtagttaacgtcagctacccggcggtatataaagtacttcagattagaagtatataaggtagttaacgtcagctacccggcggtatataaagtacttcagattagaagtatataaggtagttaacgtcatctacccggcggtatataaagtacttcaaattagaagtatataaggtagttaacgtcagctacccggcggtatataaagtacttcagattagaagtatataaggtagttaacgtcagctacccggcggtatataaagtacttcagattagaagtatataaggtagttaacgtcagctacccggcggtatataaagtacttcagattagaagtatataaggtagttaacgtcatctacccagcggtatataaagtacttcaaattagaagtacataaggtagttaacgtcagctacccagcggtacataaagtacttcaaatcagaagtacataaggtagttaacctcagctacccagcggtatataaagtacttcaaatcagaagtatataaggtagttaacgtcaggtagGACAACCCTCTGTGGTTCAGGTCCTGTCAGGTGCAAACCTGCTTTGACACCATCATGGTCCAGAaacagggtcagaggtcagtggaCCAATGTGAAGCCAAGATACAAAGATGGCAAAGTAAAAGTACCGACTGTGCACTAACATTCGAcctgtcagtgttttcctgtTATATCTgatgaatattcctgctgcattaatgtaCATGTTCTGTGTTACTGCAGTAGTTGTTTGGGATCGGGCCACTTTGAAATACTTTCTAAACTGTGGGTAACTTCATCACCAACCACAACAAAAGCCTTGTAGGTGGATTCATGacaatgtttatttgtaaagtTTCACTGATGACATTAGTGTTTCAGACGTCAGAGGAGCCGACAGGTGTGTGTCAGCTAATGATGTGATGAAAGCTTAAGATGACCTCCTGTACAGGTAGATGGCGCCACTGAGGTACTCCTCATTCTGTACATCCTCACTGCCATTATACACATCTATCATGTATTTGCTGATGTTTTGAGAAAGCACATGAGTCCACAGTCCCTcgtcctccatcagctgcagctcactCTCCATAGACGCCTTGTATTTGTTCCCAGACTCACAGTTTGTGTCCAGTCTCGACATGCAGACATAGCCACCTGGAGGGAAAACATTATTcaaggagaagagaaaagtaagttttattcattttcaataTCATCTTCCTGCTGAAGTAAAGGGCAGAGATAAGAGAGAAAGGCTTCAGAGGGAAATTCATCTGAAGAATCTGGTGTAACTTGGTTCAAAAAGCTGCTGAGATGATTCATTCTCACTGAAATTCACATCAAATCACATGAGCGGTGTTGGATACCTGGTTTGGCAGCAAGGCAGAGCTCCCTGACAGTGCTGACCGGCACAAAACCGTCACGTAAGGCACCGATGATCACCACCACATCAAAGGAACCTGAGCCCAAAATAAGCAGATCACGGCACCACTTCAGTACATGCACTTATTCAGACTGTCCCATTAAAAGCAGCAGAATTCACTGTGATCGGCTcctgttttcagtgaaaccCTGGATGGACAGACAACCACCTCTGGATTAttgtgacactgaaggaaacttgAAAAGACGAGGATTCTCAGGCAGGTTCTGCagcctctttttctctgttttctgagCAGATTCATGGAGGTTTATTCT is a window encoding:
- the LOC113136807 gene encoding V-set and immunoglobulin domain-containing protein 2-like — protein: MILWSFMVLLAGLDPAAVAQTVISSDPVCAVEGSTVTLPCTFTPRRSFIRNGREVPLQIIRVRWCVNHLVCQGSTPSVYDSDSQTNDPRYQYLGDLTGNCTLQIRDVQRKDNTAFRFRMEADNVEGHFTNQTGANVTVVDRPDLRIISSTGQRSVTLGHTVTLQCTSVCTFHQLTVTWFRDDHALSETGPALLLGPLEAKDSGNYTCGLKTAAGQRSPPYSLQVETPQGDTKVPLIVGVVFGVLLLLGVLVFFIVRRNRAAAAAADKDQRKDLQQTHPDKIGSNILPEQEGGGQQQMPGEVENDVSYSSVQFKHKEQSRAVQEAEDAVIYSSVVNRG